One genomic segment of Verrucomicrobiia bacterium includes these proteins:
- a CDS encoding alpha/beta hydrolase: MRIKPPLFHWIALATVCWTIAVPAFASEPSAEIFLWPNGAPGSEGKLEEVTVRVVDNGERVLSTIHKPSITPYLPESGKATGCAVIVAPGGGHRELWADHEGHFVARRLSEAGIAAFVLKYRLARETNSTYSVDQHALRDMQRAVRYVRSRASDWRINTRSVGVMGFSAGGEVAFLSAQSFDAGNLDADDLIDRETCRPDFQALIYPGRLQRMEPSTNSPAAFLVCGYDDRPDISEGLATIYLKFKQAKRPAELHIYSGVGHGFGFRTNNTRPVNQWVDRFREWLQVCSFLESGK, encoded by the coding sequence ATGCGCATAAAACCTCCCCTCTTCCACTGGATCGCACTTGCCACTGTCTGCTGGACCATTGCGGTCCCTGCGTTTGCGTCCGAACCATCAGCAGAGATTTTTCTATGGCCCAATGGCGCGCCAGGTTCAGAAGGCAAACTCGAGGAAGTGACGGTTCGAGTCGTTGACAATGGCGAACGCGTTCTCTCAACCATCCACAAGCCCAGCATCACACCATATCTGCCTGAGTCTGGCAAAGCGACTGGATGCGCAGTGATCGTTGCACCGGGCGGTGGCCATCGCGAATTGTGGGCCGACCATGAAGGCCACTTTGTCGCGCGACGACTCAGCGAAGCCGGCATCGCCGCGTTCGTGCTCAAATACCGCCTCGCTCGCGAAACCAATTCGACGTACTCAGTCGATCAACACGCCCTTCGCGACATGCAGCGTGCCGTTCGTTACGTCCGCAGCCGCGCGTCCGACTGGCGAATCAACACGCGGTCTGTCGGGGTGATGGGCTTTTCCGCCGGAGGCGAAGTAGCGTTCCTCTCGGCACAATCCTTCGATGCCGGGAACCTGGACGCTGACGACCTGATCGACCGCGAGACGTGCCGTCCCGATTTTCAGGCGCTCATCTATCCCGGCCGCTTGCAACGGATGGAACCATCGACAAACTCTCCCGCCGCGTTCCTCGTATGCGGATACGATGATCGTCCCGACATTTCGGAGGGCCTTGCCACTATCTACCTGAAGTTCAAACAGGCGAAACGACCGGCTGAATTGCATATCTATAGTGGCGTGGGGCACGGCTTCGGGTTTCGGACGAACAACACACGGCCTGTGAACCAATGGGTCGATCGATTCCGCGAATGGCTCCAGGTTTGCAGCTTTCTCGAATCGGGAAAATGA